A window of the Coprobacter fastidiosus genome harbors these coding sequences:
- a CDS encoding YfhO family protein, which yields MCKINFKKTLPYIGSILFMIILSYIYFSPDILEGKVLFQGDTQQGIAIGQEGKAFREATGETTRWTNSLFSGMPNFQISPSYANNYWMGQIGRIYHLGLQSPASLVFIMMLGFFILLSAMKIRWYLALVGAIAYAFSSYFFIIIGAGHIWKFITLAYIPPTIAGIILAYRGKYIGGAALIGFFGMMQITSNHIQMSYYFMFFIAALVIAYFFDFKKRHELPQYFKATGVITCAGLLAIGANIPSLYNTYEYSKETMRGQAELTNANEKISAKSGLDTEYITHWSYGIGETWSLLIPNVKGGATGAIAKNTEAMQKADPSVREYVAQIGNHYWGDQPGTAGPVYVGAFVMLLFILGCFIVKGPLKWAILAATILTVLLSWGKNFLPLTEFFIEYFPMYNKFRTVSSILVVAEFCIPLLAILALKEIITNPRILIEKKRESIISFALTGGISLLFFLFPGLFFNFLSAEEQVFMGEHMEYRDVFYNLELVRESIFTDDALRSFLFILAGSIVLFLFAKGKINKTTLVALCGIIILADMYPVNKRYLNSENFVSAKKLKDPFPITEIDKQILADPDPNYRVYNLLYDPFNDAITSYRHKSIGGYHAAKLRRYDDLIKYQLSKNNPHVINMLNTKYFILPGENGAAPQVVQNPEAAGNAWFVSEIKWVENAEQEMKALDDFNEKKTVIADRHFADKIKTNISAPAAGDTIFLTSYKPNELKYKSHTSKNNFAVFSEIYFPWGWHISIDGEPVEMARVNYVLRGLDIPSGDHEIIFRFDPQSIHITVGIAFVCIGLILILGIIAIYTNCRTKKVQK from the coding sequence ATGTGTAAAATAAACTTCAAGAAAACTCTTCCGTATATCGGTTCTATTCTGTTTATGATTATTCTCTCCTATATTTATTTTTCTCCGGATATTTTAGAGGGGAAAGTGTTATTTCAAGGAGATACTCAACAAGGAATCGCAATCGGTCAGGAAGGAAAAGCTTTCCGTGAAGCAACCGGAGAAACGACACGTTGGACCAATTCGCTTTTTTCAGGAATGCCTAATTTCCAAATTTCACCCAGTTATGCCAATAATTACTGGATGGGACAAATCGGAAGAATATATCACCTCGGACTACAATCTCCGGCATCACTCGTATTCATTATGATGTTAGGTTTTTTCATCCTATTATCGGCAATGAAAATCCGGTGGTATCTTGCATTGGTGGGAGCAATTGCCTACGCCTTTTCTTCTTATTTCTTTATTATCATAGGAGCCGGACACATCTGGAAATTCATCACTCTGGCATATATACCGCCGACAATCGCCGGTATAATACTGGCCTATCGCGGTAAATACATCGGAGGTGCTGCATTAATCGGATTCTTCGGAATGATGCAGATCACATCAAACCACATTCAAATGAGTTACTATTTCATGTTCTTTATAGCCGCTTTAGTTATTGCCTACTTTTTCGATTTCAAAAAAAGACATGAACTTCCACAATATTTTAAGGCCACCGGAGTAATTACTTGTGCCGGATTACTGGCTATTGGAGCGAATATTCCGAGTCTTTATAATACTTATGAGTATTCTAAAGAAACGATGCGCGGACAAGCGGAACTCACAAATGCCAATGAAAAAATATCAGCTAAAAGCGGACTGGATACCGAATATATAACTCATTGGAGTTACGGAATAGGAGAAACTTGGTCATTATTGATTCCGAACGTAAAAGGGGGAGCAACCGGAGCTATCGCAAAAAATACCGAAGCTATGCAAAAAGCAGATCCTTCAGTACGGGAGTATGTAGCTCAAATCGGGAATCATTATTGGGGAGATCAACCCGGAACGGCAGGTCCGGTATATGTCGGAGCATTCGTCATGTTACTCTTCATATTGGGTTGTTTTATCGTTAAAGGTCCTTTGAAATGGGCAATACTGGCAGCAACAATATTAACGGTGCTCTTGTCATGGGGAAAGAACTTCTTACCGCTAACCGAATTTTTTATCGAATACTTCCCGATGTATAACAAATTCAGGACAGTATCAAGTATTCTTGTGGTAGCAGAGTTTTGTATTCCCTTATTAGCGATTTTAGCACTGAAAGAAATAATCACAAATCCCCGTATCCTCATCGAGAAAAAAAGAGAAAGTATCATCTCCTTTGCTCTAACCGGAGGTATATCTCTTTTATTCTTCCTTTTCCCCGGATTGTTCTTTAATTTCCTGAGTGCGGAAGAACAGGTGTTTATGGGCGAACACATGGAATACCGAGATGTGTTCTACAACCTCGAATTGGTAAGGGAATCTATTTTTACAGATGATGCATTACGCAGTTTCTTGTTCATATTGGCAGGCTCTATCGTTTTGTTCTTATTTGCCAAAGGTAAAATCAACAAAACAACTCTGGTCGCATTATGCGGCATTATTATTCTTGCCGACATGTACCCGGTAAACAAGCGTTATTTGAACAGCGAAAACTTCGTATCGGCAAAAAAATTGAAAGACCCCTTCCCCATAACAGAAATAGACAAGCAAATACTCGCCGATCCTGATCCGAATTATCGAGTGTACAATCTTCTGTATGATCCATTTAACGATGCCATCACCTCTTACAGACATAAATCTATCGGAGGTTATCATGCTGCAAAATTGCGGAGATATGATGACTTGATCAAGTACCAGCTCAGTAAAAACAACCCGCATGTGATAAACATGCTCAATACAAAATATTTTATCCTTCCCGGAGAAAACGGTGCTGCACCTCAAGTAGTACAAAATCCTGAAGCTGCGGGCAATGCATGGTTTGTATCCGAAATTAAATGGGTAGAAAATGCCGAACAGGAAATGAAAGCGTTAGACGATTTTAATGAAAAGAAAACAGTGATCGCCGATCGCCATTTCGCAGACAAAATAAAAACAAATATCTCTGCTCCTGCTGCAGGCGATACGATTTTTCTGACATCTTACAAACCCAATGAATTAAAATATAAATCTCATACATCAAAAAATAATTTCGCAGTATTCTCCGAAATTTATTTCCCTTGGGGATGGCATATTTCCATAGACGGAGAACCGGTCGAAATGGCACGAGTAAATTATGTATTACGGGGATTGGATATTCCATCGGGAGATCATGAAATCATTTTCCGTTTCGATCCTCAATCAATACACATCACGGTAGGAATTGCATTCGTATGTATCGGACTGATTCTTATTTTAGGTATTATTGCTATTTATACCAATTGCAGAACTAAGAAAGTGCAGAAATAA
- a CDS encoding DUF5672 family protein, giving the protein MVDPDLVKVIIPIYTTELSDTEWISLDRCFDILKRYSICFVIPDGLDMTVIEKRYGKRETYSFDKSYFKGLKGYNRLMLSSEFYKTFLDTKYILIHQTDAFVFRDELEQWCSHNFDYIGAPWIPKRKYTRWYYHLFFKLKKGYNKLFNASDYTELFYKVGNGGFSLRKVSAFFEIAQNERPIIEKYISQCNHNRFNEDVFWGVEVNRKEHKLRIPSWREAIAFAFDKLPEEAFQIHGHQLPFGCHGWNKPAMLPFWSPIIEKLIYSRK; this is encoded by the coding sequence ATGGTTGATCCGGATTTAGTAAAAGTAATCATACCAATCTATACAACGGAATTATCCGACACCGAATGGATATCATTAGATCGATGTTTCGATATATTAAAACGTTACAGCATATGTTTCGTGATTCCGGACGGTTTAGATATGACCGTAATAGAGAAACGATATGGCAAAAGAGAAACATACTCTTTTGACAAATCATATTTTAAAGGGTTAAAAGGGTATAACCGGTTAATGCTCTCTTCTGAATTTTACAAAACATTTTTAGATACCAAATATATACTCATACATCAAACCGATGCATTCGTATTCAGAGACGAACTTGAACAATGGTGCAGTCACAATTTCGATTATATAGGCGCACCATGGATTCCTAAACGTAAATATACACGATGGTATTATCATTTGTTTTTTAAACTGAAAAAAGGCTATAACAAACTATTCAATGCATCGGATTATACAGAACTTTTTTATAAAGTCGGCAATGGAGGTTTTTCTTTACGCAAAGTATCCGCCTTCTTTGAAATAGCCCAAAATGAACGACCGATAATAGAAAAATACATATCTCAATGTAACCATAACCGATTCAACGAAGATGTATTCTGGGGAGTAGAAGTAAACCGGAAAGAACATAAGCTCAGAATTCCCTCATGGAGAGAAGCCATCGCTTTTGCATTCGACAAATTACCGGAAGAGGCATTTCAGATACACGGGCACCAACTTCCTTTCGGATGTCATGGGTGGAACAAACCGGCAATGCTTCCTTTTTGGAGCCCGATCATCGAAAAATTAATATATTCCCGGAAATAA
- a CDS encoding beta-N-acetylglucosaminidase domain-containing protein yields MTNYKKTLFAGIAGVLMCSNLYAQETNFDLSSQRSEKQDVLPVPGRKIDHQGLVINPTPQKLSFIGNEKLDISQGFILKDKQKKFTNDLNFVIFNKNGAKLIVDFGKKVAEKQKVKDVSGAYALNIHKNGISITGYDERGAFYGIQTLRQLLESPIAVNKQLPYLEINDYPNLPNRGVVEGFYGTPWSHEVRMSLIDFYGKFKMNTYLYGPKDDPYHSCPNWRLPYPEKEAKNIKQLIEASKRNRVDFVWAIHPGQDIKWNEEDYKNLVNKFNWMYDLGVRHFAIFFDDISGEGTNPSKQTELLNRLTDDFVKVKGDVSPLTVCPTDYSKLWADPTEKGSLAIYGKTLYPDIKVFWTGDVVCSDLTKETLDFINSRIKRPAYYWWNYPVTDYVRNILLQGPVYGLDTSLTKKEVCGIVSNPMEHGEASKLALYGVADYTWNIAAYNALDNWERGLNELMPNARDAYRTFAIHSCDTETGYRRDESWETTTFRLANWTDEAARNLEREFEKIENVPAEIDKGCTNQNLMKELHPWLTEFGKLGTRGKRAVELTRIYRTGQNDTLFWNKYIQNLMSKEDRKNYEAHKSGTMKLQPFYENAMDDMAHEFLKHLTGEIPMDYKGIGSFGNSSTTQTKLMLDNDTTTYYTSGIAQKAGDWIGVDLRTIREVSEISILQGRNSIDDVDYFDHAVLEYSENGNNWKALTGELEKQYVIHWNGDPVKARYVRLKRLDSKRTNYASVRSFEVNPLHAENLGFKLETEDRQQALYAFDRNLGTSFECSESIVFEVEKGIKSYILLTNRLSTPLKCKQLDAKGNLVSETILDSPFSKILLENKNVEKIRIEGTAEIFEIIAEKE; encoded by the coding sequence ATGACAAATTATAAAAAGACATTATTTGCAGGAATTGCAGGCGTACTCATGTGCAGTAATCTGTATGCACAAGAAACAAATTTCGATTTATCCTCACAACGTTCAGAAAAACAAGATGTATTACCTGTTCCGGGGAGAAAAATAGATCATCAAGGGTTAGTCATCAATCCGACTCCACAAAAGCTGAGTTTCATAGGAAATGAGAAACTGGATATTTCTCAAGGATTTATCTTGAAAGATAAACAGAAAAAATTTACAAACGACTTAAATTTTGTCATATTCAATAAAAATGGAGCAAAACTGATCGTTGACTTCGGGAAAAAAGTAGCTGAAAAACAAAAAGTAAAGGATGTATCCGGAGCTTATGCCCTGAATATTCATAAAAACGGCATATCCATTACCGGATATGATGAACGGGGAGCATTTTACGGCATCCAGACTTTACGTCAATTATTGGAAAGCCCGATTGCCGTAAACAAGCAATTGCCTTATCTGGAAATCAACGATTATCCCAACCTGCCGAATCGCGGAGTGGTCGAAGGCTTTTACGGAACTCCATGGTCTCACGAAGTAAGAATGTCTCTTATCGACTTTTACGGAAAGTTCAAAATGAACACTTACTTATACGGACCGAAAGACGACCCTTATCACAGTTGTCCCAATTGGCGTCTTCCCTATCCTGAAAAAGAGGCAAAAAACATTAAACAACTGATCGAAGCCAGCAAACGGAATCGTGTAGATTTTGTTTGGGCAATACATCCGGGACAAGATATTAAATGGAATGAAGAAGACTACAAAAATCTGGTCAATAAATTCAATTGGATGTACGATCTCGGAGTACGCCACTTTGCAATTTTTTTCGATGATATTTCGGGGGAGGGAACTAATCCGTCGAAACAAACCGAACTATTGAACCGGTTAACGGATGATTTTGTAAAAGTCAAAGGTGACGTATCTCCACTCACTGTCTGCCCGACCGACTACTCCAAACTTTGGGCAGATCCTACGGAAAAAGGCAGCCTCGCTATTTACGGTAAAACTCTCTATCCTGATATAAAAGTTTTCTGGACGGGAGATGTTGTTTGCAGCGACCTGACTAAAGAAACACTGGATTTTATAAATTCCCGTATTAAACGGCCGGCTTATTATTGGTGGAACTACCCTGTAACAGACTATGTGCGCAATATTCTCTTACAAGGTCCGGTATACGGCCTGGATACATCGCTCACAAAAAAAGAAGTCTGCGGAATTGTCAGTAATCCGATGGAACACGGAGAAGCTTCGAAATTGGCTTTATATGGGGTCGCAGATTATACATGGAACATTGCTGCCTACAACGCTTTAGATAATTGGGAAAGAGGCTTAAACGAACTGATGCCGAATGCCCGGGATGCTTATCGCACCTTTGCCATTCACTCTTGCGATACAGAAACAGGTTATCGTCGGGATGAATCATGGGAAACAACCACTTTCAGGCTTGCAAACTGGACGGATGAAGCTGCCCGAAATTTAGAGAGGGAATTTGAAAAAATAGAAAACGTACCTGCTGAAATAGACAAAGGTTGCACCAACCAGAACCTGATGAAAGAGCTTCACCCATGGTTAACGGAGTTCGGGAAATTAGGAACAAGAGGAAAACGTGCAGTAGAACTAACTCGCATCTATCGTACCGGACAGAATGATACACTATTCTGGAACAAATACATACAAAATCTAATGAGCAAGGAAGACCGAAAAAATTACGAAGCTCATAAATCCGGAACAATGAAACTTCAGCCATTTTATGAAAACGCAATGGATGATATGGCCCACGAATTTTTGAAACATCTTACCGGAGAGATACCGATGGATTATAAAGGTATCGGTTCGTTCGGGAACTCCAGTACCACACAAACCAAACTGATGCTCGACAATGATACCACGACTTATTACACTTCTGGTATTGCACAGAAAGCAGGAGACTGGATCGGTGTCGATTTGAGAACAATACGAGAAGTTTCAGAAATATCCATCCTACAAGGGAGAAATTCGATCGATGATGTAGACTATTTCGACCATGCTGTCCTTGAATATTCCGAAAACGGGAATAATTGGAAAGCCTTAACAGGAGAGTTAGAGAAACAATATGTTATTCATTGGAACGGTGATCCTGTAAAAGCCCGTTATGTACGGTTGAAACGCCTTGATTCTAAACGGACCAACTATGCCTCGGTACGTTCATTCGAGGTAAATCCTCTACATGCAGAAAATCTGGGATTCAAATTAGAAACAGAAGACCGGCAACAAGCTCTCTACGCATTTGACCGTAATCTCGGCACATCTTTTGAGTGTAGCGAATCTATAGTTTTTGAAGTAGAGAAAGGCATAAAAAGCTATATCTTGTTAACAAATCGTTTATCAACTCCTCTCAAATGTAAACAATTAGATGCAAAAGGCAATTTGGTCTCTGAAACAATCCTCGATTCACCGTTCTCCAAAATACTGTTAGAAAATAAGAACGTAGAAAAAATAAGGATAGAAGGTACTGCAGAAATATTCGAGATTATAGCAGAAAAAGAATAA
- a CDS encoding glycosyltransferase family 2 protein, producing MDNKPEVIDPSELLTLCMPTYNRVVNVCEALEDIIPKIRPYNFRLIVVDNCSPDNTRKVVEAYQGLYDRLEYFGQDENKGYDINFETALKLAKTPYCWVIGDGNRLQAQNFPAIVKTLSEQMPDIYIVDEVHRALSSFPPKVYTDASDLLHDLGWHMTLLSSTIFSQKIIQMGNFEKYRNTHFLHLGVVFDSLARLDKFTAVWSGLDLIHGSMLPKGNSWNPGRVMEIFGGAWTELILSLPDNLSMEAKRYCIAFHGKKTRLFGKRHLKKQRAAGGLNYSIYKKYEKYIPYFAPGKRLRILIYSFYPNFLNRYYWRNKRYIRKTGKPLF from the coding sequence ATGGATAACAAACCGGAGGTAATAGATCCATCTGAATTGCTGACATTGTGTATGCCGACTTATAATCGGGTTGTAAATGTTTGTGAAGCTTTAGAAGATATTATTCCGAAAATAAGACCGTATAATTTCCGTTTGATCGTTGTCGATAACTGTTCGCCCGACAATACCCGTAAGGTCGTTGAGGCTTATCAGGGGTTATATGATCGTTTAGAATATTTCGGACAAGATGAGAATAAGGGATATGATATTAATTTCGAAACGGCGTTGAAATTAGCGAAAACACCGTATTGCTGGGTAATAGGAGACGGAAACAGATTGCAGGCACAGAATTTTCCGGCAATAGTGAAAACTCTTTCCGAACAAATGCCGGATATTTATATTGTCGATGAGGTGCATCGGGCACTCTCCTCTTTTCCTCCTAAGGTTTATACTGATGCAAGCGATCTGTTACATGATTTAGGCTGGCATATGACTTTGCTCTCTTCTACTATATTTTCCCAAAAGATTATTCAGATGGGAAATTTCGAGAAATATAGAAATACACATTTCTTGCATTTGGGAGTCGTATTCGATTCTCTTGCCCGTCTTGATAAATTTACAGCGGTATGGAGCGGTTTGGATTTAATACACGGCAGTATGCTGCCGAAAGGAAATAGTTGGAACCCGGGTCGGGTTATGGAAATTTTCGGAGGTGCGTGGACTGAACTGATTCTTTCTTTACCGGATAATCTTTCGATGGAGGCGAAACGCTATTGTATAGCTTTTCATGGTAAAAAAACACGTCTTTTCGGGAAACGGCATCTTAAAAAACAACGGGCGGCCGGAGGGCTTAATTATTCTATTTATAAAAAATATGAGAAATATATCCCTTATTTTGCTCCGGGGAAACGTCTTCGTATCTTGATTTATTCTTTTTATCCTAATTTTTTGAATCGTTATTATTGGAGGAATAAACGTTATATCCGAAAGACGGGGAAACCTCTTTTTTGA
- a CDS encoding glycosyltransferase family 4 protein, with the protein MIIGLDAKRAMANHTGLGNYSRYMVDILATYHQSNNYRLFVPKEKKNSSFDKLLHHNNVRSSFPQSTTMKRFSSLWRTWFIKKDLVRNGIQLYHGLSNELPIGIHKTGIKSVVTIHDLIFLRYPEYYKPIDRKIYNFKFRYACQVADRIVAISECTKRDIMHFYHIPEEKIDVVYQGCDPQYSVRVSESRKSEVRVKYDLPEKFILNVGSIEERKNLMLAVQALKDIPSDVHLVAIGRKTPYVNKIMDYVAENNLGDRVHLIHDLPHKDLPAVYQLATLFVYPSRFEGFGIPIIEAMHSQLPVIAATGSCLEEAGGKDSLYVDPDDVSGMAEAMNRILEDPALREKMIASGNIYLQRFQENILADSMSKVYLKCFEGTESATISQQDIQVEDYRMNWSKRPL; encoded by the coding sequence ATGATTATTGGGTTAGATGCAAAGCGGGCGATGGCAAATCATACCGGCTTGGGAAATTATAGCCGGTATATGGTAGATATATTAGCAACTTATCATCAAAGCAATAATTACCGGTTATTTGTCCCGAAAGAAAAAAAGAACAGTTCGTTCGATAAATTGTTGCATCATAATAACGTCCGTTCGTCGTTTCCCCAATCTACTACGATGAAGCGTTTTTCTTCTTTGTGGCGTACTTGGTTTATTAAAAAAGACCTTGTACGGAACGGTATACAGTTATATCATGGATTAAGTAATGAATTGCCGATAGGAATACATAAGACGGGAATCAAAAGCGTGGTAACTATACATGATCTTATATTCCTACGTTATCCCGAATATTATAAACCCATAGACCGTAAGATATATAATTTTAAGTTCCGGTATGCTTGTCAGGTTGCAGACCGTATTGTTGCGATCAGTGAATGTACGAAACGGGATATTATGCATTTTTATCATATTCCTGAAGAGAAGATAGATGTCGTATATCAAGGTTGTGACCCGCAGTATTCGGTTCGGGTGAGCGAGTCCCGTAAGTCGGAAGTAAGAGTAAAATATGATCTACCGGAAAAATTTATTTTGAATGTCGGGAGTATAGAAGAACGCAAAAATCTTATGCTGGCGGTTCAGGCTTTAAAAGACATTCCTTCCGATGTGCATTTGGTTGCTATCGGGCGTAAAACTCCTTATGTGAATAAAATAATGGATTATGTGGCTGAAAATAATCTTGGAGATCGGGTTCATTTGATTCATGATCTTCCGCATAAAGATCTCCCGGCAGTTTATCAGTTGGCCACTTTATTTGTATACCCTTCGCGTTTCGAAGGGTTCGGAATACCTATTATAGAAGCTATGCATTCTCAGCTTCCGGTTATTGCGGCTACCGGATCTTGCTTGGAGGAAGCCGGAGGAAAAGATTCTTTATATGTCGATCCGGATGATGTTTCCGGAATGGCTGAAGCGATGAACCGGATATTGGAAGATCCTGCTTTGCGTGAAAAGATGATTGCTTCTGGAAATATCTATTTGCAGCGTTTTCAGGAAAATATTTTGGCAGATTCGATGAGTAAGGTTTATTTGAAATGTTTTGAAGGAACTGAATCTGCAACGATTAGTCAGCAGGATATTCAGGTTGAAGACTATCGAATGAATTGGTCAAAGAGGCCTTTATAA
- a CDS encoding ribonuclease H1 domain-containing protein, whose translation MGNKFKYYVVWEGLAPGIYDSWEECQLQVKNYKGAKYKSFPTKDAAIKAFRAGYDEHLGILGQLADVMKKSHTVNLDAVPEYLKDSLAVDASCLGNPGIMEYRGVSVRTGKEIFRQGPFEDGTNNVGEFLALVHGLALLKQQNSSMTICSDSRNAMAWVRDKKCKTKLVRTEKNTKIFELIARAEKWLAENTYPNRLVKWETKEWGEIPADFGRK comes from the coding sequence ATGGGGAATAAGTTCAAATATTATGTCGTGTGGGAAGGTCTAGCTCCGGGAATTTATGATTCTTGGGAGGAGTGTCAATTGCAGGTAAAAAATTATAAAGGAGCTAAATATAAAAGTTTTCCGACCAAAGATGCTGCAATAAAGGCATTTCGGGCAGGATACGATGAACATTTGGGAATACTGGGACAATTGGCCGATGTGATGAAGAAAAGTCATACGGTGAATTTGGATGCTGTTCCCGAGTATCTGAAAGATTCATTGGCTGTAGATGCTTCTTGTCTGGGAAATCCCGGTATCATGGAATATCGTGGAGTTAGTGTCCGTACCGGGAAAGAAATTTTTCGGCAAGGTCCTTTTGAAGACGGGACTAATAATGTGGGGGAGTTTTTAGCCTTAGTGCATGGTTTGGCCTTATTAAAACAACAGAATAGTTCAATGACAATTTGCTCTGACAGCCGGAATGCCATGGCTTGGGTACGAGATAAGAAATGTAAAACAAAACTTGTCCGAACAGAAAAAAATACAAAAATATTCGAGTTGATAGCGCGGGCCGAAAAATGGTTGGCTGAAAACACATATCCAAATCGGCTGGTAAAATGGGAAACTAAAGAATGGGGGGAGATTCCTGCCGATTTTGGAAGAAAATAA
- a CDS encoding shikimate kinase has translation MKRIFLTGYMGSGKSTLGLRLAQKAGLSFIDLDHYIETRFRKTINEIFAEKGEKEFRIIERNMLREVGEFEDVIIATGGGAPCFFDNIDYMNKQGCCIYLQTTPEILFQRLKHARSNRPLLRDKTDSELMEFIKTNLSAREEKYKRSSIIFDTGELESYDAIEKAVERLYTIIEQK, from the coding sequence ATGAAAAGAATATTCCTTACCGGATACATGGGTTCTGGAAAAAGTACTCTCGGATTACGTCTCGCACAAAAAGCCGGACTCTCGTTTATCGACCTCGATCATTATATCGAAACCCGGTTCAGGAAAACCATAAATGAAATATTTGCAGAAAAAGGAGAAAAGGAATTTCGCATTATCGAACGGAACATGCTGCGAGAAGTCGGAGAATTTGAAGATGTGATAATCGCCACTGGCGGCGGAGCTCCCTGCTTTTTTGATAATATCGACTATATGAATAAACAAGGATGTTGTATCTATTTACAAACAACCCCTGAGATTCTTTTTCAAAGATTGAAACACGCCCGTAGTAATCGTCCGCTATTACGGGATAAAACCGATTCGGAGCTAATGGAGTTCATAAAAACAAATCTTTCAGCTCGTGAAGAAAAATATAAACGATCATCTATTATCTTCGATACCGGTGAATTGGAAAGTTACGATGCCATAGAAAAAGCCGTAGAACGACTTTATACTATTATCGAACAAAAATAA